The following coding sequences lie in one Leucobacter allii genomic window:
- a CDS encoding ferrochelatase: protein MTQNVLPYDALLLCSFGGPNGPDDVIPFLKNVTAGKGIPEERLAEVGEHYHGFGGRSPINAQNLALVAALRAELDARGLRLPVVWGNRNWHPYTVDTLRDARAFGATRILTLVTSAYASYSGSRQYREHLAAAVAELGEEAPRIDLLRPFFNDPGFVRANLEAIEESAAALDGGLPGAHLLYVTHSIPHTMQDASAVTGPGYREQHEDVRATIDAALAERHGVAVESSLAYCSRSGDPRTPWLEPDVNDRIAELAAAGVRKIVIAPIGFVSDHMEVAFDLDIEAMETAAAHGVAAVRAGTVGVRRVFVSGLVDMILERAARERGEAAPSPTVGALAAFPDAAPPGSCRMRHGEPTGIPVLGGDDD, encoded by the coding sequence ATGACGCAAAACGTGCTGCCATACGACGCCCTGCTGCTGTGCTCCTTCGGGGGGCCGAACGGCCCCGACGACGTCATCCCGTTCCTCAAGAACGTCACCGCGGGCAAGGGCATCCCCGAGGAGCGCCTCGCCGAAGTGGGGGAGCACTACCACGGCTTCGGCGGCCGGAGCCCGATCAATGCGCAGAACCTCGCCCTCGTCGCGGCGCTGCGGGCGGAGCTGGACGCCAGGGGTCTCCGACTCCCCGTCGTGTGGGGCAACCGCAACTGGCACCCGTACACCGTCGACACCCTCCGCGATGCGCGCGCGTTCGGCGCGACGCGGATTCTGACGCTCGTGACGAGCGCCTACGCCTCGTACTCCGGCAGCCGGCAGTACCGGGAGCACCTCGCCGCGGCCGTCGCCGAGCTCGGCGAGGAGGCGCCGCGCATCGACCTGCTGCGGCCGTTCTTCAACGACCCGGGCTTCGTCAGGGCGAATCTCGAGGCCATCGAGGAGTCCGCGGCGGCACTCGACGGCGGGCTCCCGGGAGCGCACCTCCTCTACGTCACGCACTCGATCCCGCACACGATGCAGGATGCCTCGGCCGTGACCGGCCCCGGGTATCGGGAGCAGCACGAGGACGTGCGCGCGACGATCGACGCCGCGCTCGCGGAGCGCCACGGCGTCGCGGTCGAGTCCTCGCTCGCCTACTGCTCGCGTTCGGGGGACCCGCGCACGCCCTGGCTCGAGCCCGACGTGAACGATCGCATCGCCGAGCTCGCGGCCGCCGGGGTCCGCAAGATCGTGATCGCGCCGATCGGCTTCGTCTCGGATCACATGGAGGTCGCCTTCGACCTCGACATCGAGGCGATGGAGACCGCCGCCGCGCACGGCGTCGCCGCCGTGCGCGCGGGCACCGTCGGCGTGCGGCGGGTCTTCGTCTCGGGGCTCGTCGACATGATCCTCGAGCGCGCCGCGCGGGAGCGCGGCGAAGCGGCCCCGAGTCCGACCGTCGGCGCCCTCGCCGCATTCCCCGATGCCGCGCCTCCGGGGAGCTGCCGGATGCGCCACGGCGAGCCGACCGGCATCCCCGTGCTCGGGGGCGACGATGACTGA
- a CDS encoding FadR/GntR family transcriptional regulator produces the protein MSISTTRGSQKARDTLEFLRGKISSNEWRVGELIPKEPELMQLIGVGKSTVREAVRSLAAFGMLETVPGVGTFVRARTPVSSILTEFLADHDLEEVLVYRRSLENEAAQHAAVHRTEEQLAGLRAAHERSLAAGGQAFDTCERSTAPGSFHLLVVEASGSKLLKDLYLGVMSILERASVEGRVILGTTTETMHRDHGAVLEAIAARDVRNAAHSMALHVDRDLGLRTDMLEFNPQTERATSLIDAGFDTDA, from the coding sequence ATGAGCATCAGCACGACGCGCGGGTCGCAGAAGGCGCGCGACACCCTCGAGTTCCTCCGCGGGAAGATCTCGTCGAACGAGTGGCGGGTCGGAGAGCTCATCCCGAAGGAGCCCGAGCTCATGCAGCTCATCGGGGTCGGGAAGTCGACGGTCCGCGAGGCCGTCCGATCGCTCGCCGCGTTCGGCATGCTCGAGACCGTGCCGGGCGTCGGCACCTTCGTGCGCGCCCGCACCCCCGTGAGCTCGATCCTCACCGAGTTCCTCGCGGATCACGATCTCGAGGAGGTGCTCGTCTACCGGCGATCGCTCGAGAACGAGGCCGCGCAGCACGCAGCGGTGCATCGCACCGAGGAGCAGCTCGCCGGGCTCCGGGCCGCGCACGAGCGTTCGCTCGCGGCGGGCGGCCAGGCCTTCGACACCTGCGAGCGCAGCACGGCCCCGGGATCGTTCCATCTGCTCGTCGTCGAGGCGAGCGGCAGCAAACTGCTGAAGGATCTGTACCTCGGGGTGATGTCGATCCTCGAGCGCGCGAGCGTCGAGGGCCGGGTGATCCTCGGCACCACGACGGAGACGATGCATCGAGACCACGGCGCCGTGCTGGAGGCGATCGCGGCGCGGGACGTGCGGAACGCGGCGCACTCGATGGCGCTCCACGTCGATCGCGACCTCGGCCTCCGCACCGACATGCTCGAGTTCAACCCCCAGACGGAGCGCGCGACGTCGCTCATCGACGCCGGCTTCGACACCGATGCCTGA
- the hemQ gene encoding hydrogen peroxide-dependent heme synthase: MTDSTSTDTRTPEASPTATDGTSGDAGRAAGAAAPNVDHRAVAEAVNASVTYTMYAVFRAAGPAAGIAPSPAWPGIVRGLLAELEAIPGLTTRGWYDVAGYRADADVLVWWHAPCPERLQQAYRAVLDWAGGRLAPVWSGVGVHRPAEFNRGHVPAFLAGDAPRSYVCVYPFVRGREWYLLPEGERRALLAEHGMAARDYGDVLANTVAAFALGDFEWLLAFEADELVRIVDLMRELRGVGARRHVIEETPFFTGPRTPPERLLGRIAG; the protein is encoded by the coding sequence ATGACTGACTCGACGTCGACCGATACGAGGACGCCCGAGGCCTCGCCCACGGCGACGGACGGGACGTCCGGTGACGCCGGACGCGCCGCAGGAGCCGCGGCGCCGAACGTGGACCACCGCGCGGTCGCCGAGGCCGTGAACGCCTCCGTCACCTACACGATGTACGCCGTCTTCCGGGCCGCCGGCCCGGCGGCGGGAATCGCGCCCTCGCCGGCCTGGCCCGGCATCGTCCGCGGCCTGCTCGCCGAGCTCGAGGCCATCCCGGGGCTCACGACGCGCGGCTGGTACGACGTCGCCGGATACCGCGCGGACGCGGACGTGCTCGTCTGGTGGCACGCTCCGTGCCCCGAACGCCTGCAGCAGGCCTACCGGGCCGTACTCGACTGGGCGGGCGGTCGCCTCGCGCCGGTCTGGTCGGGCGTCGGCGTGCACCGCCCCGCCGAGTTCAACCGGGGGCACGTGCCCGCCTTCCTCGCGGGCGACGCCCCGCGCTCCTACGTCTGCGTCTATCCGTTCGTCCGCGGGCGAGAGTGGTACCTGCTCCCCGAGGGGGAGCGGCGCGCACTGCTGGCAGAGCACGGCATGGCGGCGCGGGACTACGGCGACGTGCTGGCGAACACGGTCGCTGCCTTCGCCCTGGGCGATTTCGAGTGGCTGCTGGCCTTCGAGGCCGACGAGCTCGTGCGCATCGTCGACCTCATGCGGGAGCTCCGCGGTGTCGGCGCGCGGCGCCACGTCATCGAGGAGACGCCGTTCTTCACCGGCCCGCGCACCCCTCCCGAG